A window of Flavobacterium flavigenum contains these coding sequences:
- a CDS encoding transposase: MKEGYVIRDQSLPHFITATVVDWIDVFTRQTYRDIVIDCLDYCIKNKGMILYGYVIMSNHIHLIVQSEEGKLSDLIRDFKKFMAKSILDKIQNSPESRREWMLERFKLATQSHNRNKDYQFPLLA, encoded by the coding sequence ATGAAAGAAGGATATGTAATTCGCGATCAAAGTTTACCACATTTTATAACAGCTACAGTTGTAGATTGGATTGATGTTTTTACAAGACAAACTTACAGAGATATAGTGATTGACTGTTTAGATTATTGTATCAAAAATAAAGGAATGATTTTGTATGGTTATGTAATTATGAGCAATCACATTCATTTAATAGTGCAATCAGAAGAAGGAAAACTGTCTGATTTGATAAGGGATTTTAAGAAGTTTATGGCAAAATCTATTTTAGATAAAATACAAAATAGCCCTGAAAGCAGAAGAGAATGGATGTTAGAACGTTTTAAATTAGCAACTCAAAGCCATAACAGAAATAAAGATTATCAATTCCCCCTGCTGGCGTGA
- a CDS encoding tyrosine-type recombinase/integrase, whose translation MKKTSPVIPLFKQFIKETETGKRLKKNGEKIKPDSIQNYKYVLNNLIQFSSDTKFELRICDASKLDKRELTSEKSYWKKFYQKFTEFLYKRGCHDNYVGANIKVVRVFFNYLKNDKDLHTGDFQRLFYVRKEEIEIFVLSPEQLKFLIHDKEFEQTLIPSYKRIKDIFVFGCTTGLRYSDIFLLTNKNFEKIEGEWYLKLKSKKTKTFSFIKLSAYAVTIFQRYTTTNNKATLFGNTSLFNFNKSLKHIGELAGFTTPIEVSREKQGKTQRITKKTDTSKNRFCDKMSSHMMRRTAITTLLILGMPEHLVRKISGHSHASTSFNRYVHYAQAYMDKEIEKVHSKLESY comes from the coding sequence ATGAAAAAAACGAGTCCTGTTATTCCATTGTTCAAACAATTTATAAAAGAAACTGAAACAGGAAAACGGCTCAAAAAAAATGGTGAAAAAATAAAACCGGACTCTATTCAAAACTATAAATATGTTTTGAATAACTTAATTCAGTTTTCGAGTGATACCAAATTTGAACTCCGCATTTGCGATGCTTCAAAACTGGATAAACGCGAACTTACTTCTGAGAAAAGTTACTGGAAAAAATTCTACCAGAAGTTTACTGAGTTCTTGTATAAAAGAGGCTGTCACGATAATTATGTAGGAGCCAATATCAAAGTCGTTCGCGTATTTTTTAATTACCTGAAAAACGATAAAGATTTACATACTGGCGATTTTCAACGATTGTTTTATGTTCGAAAAGAAGAAATAGAAATCTTTGTACTTTCTCCAGAACAGCTAAAGTTTTTGATACACGACAAAGAATTTGAGCAAACGCTTATTCCGAGTTACAAGCGAATTAAAGATATTTTTGTTTTTGGTTGTACCACTGGTTTACGTTACTCAGATATTTTTTTGTTAACAAATAAAAACTTCGAAAAGATAGAGGGCGAATGGTATTTAAAACTCAAATCTAAGAAAACCAAAACGTTTAGTTTTATCAAATTATCAGCTTATGCTGTGACTATTTTTCAGCGATACACCACAACCAATAACAAAGCGACGCTTTTTGGGAATACCAGTTTGTTTAATTTCAACAAAAGCTTAAAACATATAGGAGAACTTGCCGGTTTCACAACTCCTATTGAAGTTTCCAGAGAGAAACAAGGTAAAACACAACGCATCACTAAAAAAACTGACACATCAAAAAACAGGTTTTGTGATAAAATGAGTTCGCACATGATGCGCCGAACCGCTATTACCACATTATTAATTTTAGGAATGCCAGAACACTTGGTACGCAAGATTAGCGGACACAGTCATGCGAGTACTTCTTTTAACCGTTATGTACATTATGCGCAGGCTTATATGGATAAGGAAATTGAGAAAGTGCATAGTAAGCTGGAGAGTTATTAA